The segment ACATCGTCATCTCCTTCAAATAACGGTTCTTCCTCTCCGCTAAACCGTTCTGTTGAGGGGAATACGGGACAGTAAACTGGCTCAAAATTCCTTCGCTCCTGAGGTAATTTTGCAAATCCTTCCCTGTATATTCGCCTCCGTTATCTGACTGAATAATCCGTGGGGTCTTACCAAGCTGCGTTTTGCAAAACTGCACAAAacctttaattttctccgccgCCTCTGACTTCGATTTCAGCAAGTAGAGGAACGTCATCCGAGTGTAATCGTCAATGAGAGtgagaaaatatttatttccgCTTGGTGTATCCGTCATCGGCCCACAAAGGTCGGTATGCACAAGATCGAGTTTTTCTTTTGATCCGCGATCAACCTGCTTTTGGAATGGAACACGAGACATTTTGCCTTCTAAGCAACAACGACAGACTGTTTTTATTCCGCAATCTACCAACTTCATTCCATCAGCGTACCCCTTTGCCGAAATTGCTCGAATCATATCCGCATCACGATGACCGAGTCTACGATGCCATGTGTGCTGGCAATTGGCTGAGTGAGATGACTGTACACCTATCATTGCTTGCTCCGGAGTGCACAATTCATACAAACTACCACGGCGTATCGCTACCGCCGAAACCGTTCCATGTTGATTACGAATTTCACAACGATCGCCGAAAAATACAACACTAAAACCTTTAGATGCAAGGGTACTCACCGAAATCAAACCACTTGTCAACTTTGGCACGAAAAGCACGTCGCGTAGTTCAATATCAACGGCATTACCATCACCGTTTACGCCAACAATCGATCCTTGACCAGATCCAACAGCTTGTGCCTTTTCACCATCGGccaacaaaacattttttcctTCTGTTGTATTAAACACTTCGAAAAATTTTCTGTCACCTGTCATGTGACGAGATGCACCGCTGTCGATAAACCAACACGAATGTTCTCCGCAATTTACCATCCACGCAAGTGGAGCATCATTAACACTGACTTGTTTTACTTTACATTCTTCTtcctttttcggtttgttcgaCGCTTCGTTTTTCTTATAAGAATCCGAACCAAACTGATTTTTCCAACTACGACAATTACGCTTCAGATGACCGGGCTTCTTACAGTGGAAACAGTGACGAGTTTCTTTGTTGTTGCTGCCGGTACCAACATGATTTTTGCGAAAATCTGTTCGTAGCGCTTTTTCACCATTGTCGGTGACAATTCCATGCCTCTCTCTTCGTTTTTCTGCTTCGGCAAGCAACTTCGATTTTACCAGGTCCAAGGTCAATTCCTCTCGCGATCGTTGCTCCAGCGCAGTCGTTAACGGGTCGTATGATTCAGGAACAGAACACAACAGCATAGCCACCTGCAGCTTCGCTGGAATTGCTTCACCGGCATCTGCAATACGCTGCAACAAATCTGTGAACGTTTGTAAATGTTGCTCCATATTACCGTTTTCTGCCAATTCCAGGCGAGTCAGCTTCTTCAGAAGGTACACTTCCGAGCATTTGTCGTGGTAGTCTTTTAATGCTTTCCAAGCATCTTTCGCGTTTGCACAATTTCGAATCAGGCTTGTCTGGCTGTCTTCAATGCACAAACCGATTGTCGCTCTAGCCTTCATATCCGCTTTTGTCCACGCTTCTGTTATAGGCTCCGGAACCGGCTCCGAAATGACATGCCACAGCTCATCGCGAATGAGCAGCATTTCGATTTTGAACTTCCAGGACTGATAATTCTGGTTGTTCAACTTCGGGAGTGGAAATCGTGGTTGGTCGGCCATTTTAACAAAATCTTCACTCACGGGATACAGCACagcaaatcaaaataaaatcacTGTCCGGCGTCACAAATTTCTTCGCGGTCTTACACGCTGGGCCCATAACCTGTTAGCGAACAGGAGGGAATCATCGATAATACGAAAACACTTGAGAAATCCGCGGAAACGTATTTATTACATCGGAGTAAAACAGATAACGTGTCTATTAATCAAGATATACATTTGCaatgtagagaaaaaaaaattactttcatATTGTCCCTTACGAAAAGGGTGTATTCGCGCATCACGTAGCGTAAGTGCTGCCAACAGTTTGAAGTATTATTACGGGCCTATGAAAAGATTCACTAGAATATCTTCTTCGGTCGAGAAGGTCTTTTTAACAAGAAGATTTGCATCTCTGTTATTGTTCCAcatacagtaaagatttgtaaaacgcggtgggtggtgctgtacgcccatcgcgatatctcagctgttcattctccaataaagttgatttctGGTAGTTGATCAAAAGTTATACCACatgctaacaatgtaccaaaaatcaactttattggttaattgaCATCAGAGATATCACGAtcggcgtacagcaccacccaccgcgtttTACAAATCTTTACTATAAACGTTATACGTCACTATCCGTAACACTCCTATTAGCGAAGGTGGTaaacttttcataaaaatgtttgttgattTTACGTCATTGGTGGTGGTATGAATATTAGCTCTAACACAAATGCACGCAAGGAGTATCATGGCCGGTAGAGCGAGCCAGAGTGACCCCGGAATAATAAGAGACCAGCCTATCTTCGTTTTACACGGGTCTTCGACGATGGGCTATATTCAGATTTCTACCgaagttgaaaataaaatttatataaaagcAAACCTCATAAgccctacactcttaaatgggTTTATATACAAATTGGTTGGATTTAGTTAAAACTCTATCAAAACTACCCAGAATGCTCTTAAAATGTATCCCGCATTtggcaccttactggacaccgcagtctaaaagtgcgactggcacaaaaagtgcggcaatgcgaatgctgtgagtgagaaagagatggagtgacaactgcaatgttgccgttttgttttgtcatatacattggcattagagaaaataatctggattaacccaggtacagctgcaaagcacaatacaaACCCAGATTTTTAGTAGAAAATTGAATCAATTTCGGTTATTTGCTACCAATTATTCACGGGGACCTACGCATTTTTTGAATAAGTTCACTATTTCTAATAACAGCGTTCACATACCTCCAATATAGTCGACTACTGTAGAGATACGTTCGGTTATTGTAGCTCCAAACGAGTGCGGCATCAATCCGTTCGATGCTTTCCGGCAGACCGAGATGCGTTAACGGTTTCGGGTATCCTGGCTCCAGGTGTTGAGAATTGAAGACATAATATTGCTTTCCTATTGGTATTCGATAAAAAACGTCAGTCAATCACATTACATCACAATAGTTCAGAACTTCAATACCTATGAAAAACAGGATCTTCTGGTGTTTGTTCTCGTAGACACTGTCGATTCGTTCGAAGTCCTTCGGCAGCCCGAAAAACATACGATCGATCTCGATCGGTGGTCGGTTCTGAACGTCGTTCTCGAAAATTCGCCACATGTAGCGATCTTTGAAGATGAACAGTTCATTCCGGATCAGTGTGATCGCGTCGTAGCTAGTGTCGCAAGGGTCTGGCACTCGTGGCAATGGGGGTCGCGTGTTTGGATGCTGAGTtcgaggatgatgatgatggtggtgatgatgatggACTTTAGTCGGTGTCGGAATGTGCCTCGGAGAATCTGTGTCTGGTTCGTGGGTATATGGATGTTCTTCGTGGTGCACTCGAGGCGTCGGATAATCTGTTCCGACTCCGCGCGGTCGATCCGGGTAGTAAACACGGCGTCGTGGAATTTCGGTGGTGGTAGTTGTCGTGGTTGGTCTCCAAGGATGCACTGGATTGTCCGGCGGTAAATCTTCCCACGGGTGTCCATTTTGGTCCTTGCGGGGGTAGTACCTTTTGGTGGATGGTCTTCGAGGAGGAACAGGAGTTGTAGTAGTTGTAGTTGTGGTCGTTGTTGGCGTATGCCTTTCTGGATTTCGGCCATAGGTTTTCTTTTTTGGACCATAGATGCCTTGAATTCCATGTCGATCGTCTTCCGGAATGGTATGTTTACCACGATAAGAAACGTGATGCCAGGGAAACATGATAGCATCTTTTACAGACGAATGTCCTAATCCTAAAGAGTGACCAAACTCGTGAACCGCAACGTCAAATAGACGAGTTCCTGAAAGGGATTAATAAATCCATTATTCAATGTTTCTGTTGTAAGATTCACCCCGCCCATCTTACCATCCGTTCCGAGTGGTTCATTCAAAAGCCACGTTTCTTCCTCGTCAAAGTGAGCATCTCCGCCGATGCCGGTCCCGGGATAAAAAGCGTGCGCTAGAATTTTTCCAGGCCCATCAAACCTGTATCCATCGCCGTGAAACTGACGGGCAAACAACACCTGAATATCTGCTTCACTGCTGTATACCTCGCGAAAGGTTAGATTGGCATTCTGAGCCCATAGATCCAGTGCTTCGTGCAGGACTCGTCTCACTTGACCAGCGTCCAAATCTACCATTGATTGATTCACCAAACTgaaaggaaagagaaaaattcaGATGTTATTTAGTCATACGTACGTCTTATAAAGTTTAGGGGGAAAATGTATAATAAATTGTTATGCCTCTGCAGCAATTGCTGACAGAAGAGCAATCCAACTATTAAGTGTTGACAACggtctttttttttctaaaaaagaaGTTCATCCTTTTATTAACCCTCGCTATTTCATCAACAACCCAATCAACTAAACATCGGGTGGACAATGCTTTGAAAGATGCGGAACCCGCATGCAGACTATAGCCGACATTCATCGAGCGACCGTTCACATTGATTTATTAGTATCAATCACGAAAGAAATGAACCAATTTAGTACTAGTTCCATTATTTGGATATCGAATAGCACACGATGAGAGAATAGACAAATGGGTTCCGACTAACGACCGTGTAGGTTGTAGGGTCAGCAACGCCTGGTCATCAGCGTAGATTTAGACGGAGCACAAAATTGGACAATTTTGTGGAACGGATTTGTCAACTTGGCAAATCAAATAATTCGAACGAATGGCTGCGTTGCAGCATGCCGAGGGTATATGGAGCAACCGCGACAGCCATTTGTTTGCTATGGTATGGGATTAGATCTGAATTTTATGAATTTTGAGAAGTTAGTTTAATTGATTACTTTTAAGTTGTTCCACTATTTGAAATAAATGCGTTATTGTTAACTTTGTTAGCTAGATTGATCCAATTTCGATGAAAGTAAAACATTTATATACAATGTCTGGATGTTTAATAAGAGGGGCATATCTAGTACCAAGTTAAATTTAGCAGTAGCTTTTAAATTTGGTTAAATTATTTCATACAAAAGATCCGTTTAAAGTTGTAGTAGAACTGAGACTGATCGGACGACCAGCTGTTTCTCCGTTTTGTCCTCGAAATTATTGGAGTAGCTCCTCCGTTTGCGGtttcccaaaaaaaatattggtcgCAACTGGGGAACGTTGGGAGTATTGACGGCCTTCGATACAAtgtttatcttcagccggtccATCTCCTCTAGTGATCTCTTAATAACGAGCCAAGAACAGATCGGGCCAAAAGACCACTCCTTTCTCGTTTGATAATTCTTAATGAAGCCGGCAACTTCCTGCAGGAACTTTGTATACAACGTATCTCCCCGTTGGATGTTCctttctcgctgatcgtcagccatTAAACGACCTTCTTTGGGCTGGTGTGGGAGGTGTGGTTGTTCTGCTGGTGCGGCACCGAGAGATATTGTACAGTTTGAGATTATACTGTACCGTAGGGGCGCTAgtctcattagcccggaatagttgttctactcttcacgatctctgtccttcttctAGGTCGATATCCACCCCCGGTTTTAGataagaatatggtcgattgaATGCAGTGTTCGTTGATCAGGTGATtttcaggtggctttgtggatatttttGCGGGGAATGAAAGTGCTTTTGATTACCAGGACtctggaagctgcaaagttgtacaggttatggggcccgatcacggGTCTACACAtcgcttccctgtcgatctgggcgttcatatcctcgATGTTGATCTTGATGTTCCGTGGCGAACAGCTATCGTACGTTGTCTTCACCTGCACATGGAACGCTTCCTTCCCTACTAGCActgttgttacaaagttgttgtggtaaccgaaatatgactaatttcagtcttaattcggttgcttcaactaaatggacttaAAGTGTTTTACTGGGGTTCTTGTCGTCAAGTCTATCCTCGTGTaaacagtgcacgtttatggtggtgttgttgaagaaacggcccttaagcCTTGATAAATACATACAATCGTTGATCGTCACCGAATGCAACAACTCGTTGGTCACTCTACTGCTCTGCTAACATTAAATGGATTTTCCACACCTTCTCACCTTTGCAACAGATCTTTTGCAATGCCACGATGCCGAACCTTCGGGAAACAGTAGTTCCAGCAACACCCTGTTGTCGAACACGAAATACAGATTGTTCATGCCGAAAGTTCCGAGTAGAACTTTCTTGAATGTTCATAGTGGAAATGGGcttaggtaggttgccttactagggccacgctaccgagtctcgtaatGAGGCTGTCATCT is part of the Sabethes cyaneus chromosome 2, idSabCyanKW18_F2, whole genome shotgun sequence genome and harbors:
- the LOC128733409 gene encoding matrix metalloproteinase-2, with the protein product MLAMACVAKCGRFILLRRRDIFVLLSFGGLLMSYSGVSGKPLENRHKSWDFDDSVQNYLMEFGYLPKSNIETGNLRTMDQLKEAVRQLQSFANLNPTGEIDQETLELMRRPRCGAPDLPSSRDFLPSNTLNEMSEFQQQHRRHRRFVIQGQKWEHPIVTWSLVNQSMVDLDAGQVRRVLHEALDLWAQNANLTFREVYSSEADIQVLFARQFHGDGYRFDGPGKILAHAFYPGTGIGGDAHFDEEETWLLNEPLGTDGTRLFDVAVHEFGHSLGLGHSSVKDAIMFPWHHVSYRGKHTIPEDDRHGIQGIYGPKKKTYGRNPERHTPTTTTTTTTTTPVPPRRPSTKRYYPRKDQNGHPWEDLPPDNPVHPWRPTTTTTTTEIPRRRVYYPDRPRGVGTDYPTPRVHHEEHPYTHEPDTDSPRHIPTPTKVHHHHHHHHHPRTQHPNTRPPLPRVPDPCDTSYDAITLIRNELFIFKDRYMWRIFENDVQNRPPIEIDRMFFGLPKDFERIDSVYENKHQKILFFIGKQYYVFNSQHLEPGYPKPLTHLGLPESIERIDAALVWSYNNRTYLYSSRLYWRFDEDANHVELDYPRDMSMWKGVGYNVDSAFQYRDGKTYFFKGKGYWRFNDLRMSVDHPDPHPSAHKWMKCQRIPKQREPIIDITTEETQVSAGWTLTSWSILRSLALALFVVIRLNETLL